A genome region from Glutamicibacter arilaitensis Re117 includes the following:
- a CDS encoding BCCT family transporter: MGRHIPPIDRLLIRVIPPVLIVAVMIWVLSNPEAASAAISEMRTFVTGKFTWLFILYSVFTVVVCIWLSMSRVGKIRLGGPNAKPQHSKFAWYSMLFACGQGIGLIFWSVAEPIMLRDENPVIPAMPGGGGEEGAIVWTYFHWGLTAWAMYCAVAVCLAYSHHNLGKTLTFREATVDILPRWSRRGAGVIVELLAIIATVLGLATSFGFAAMQFSSGLTSFTGLTASPMMWLMVILIFAGITSISAIVGINKGMARISGLNSILSIALVAAVLIFGPSLYIISNMSQTFGSFFTNFANMSLWTDSGLAATTLDSWQDSWNGWWTVFIWCWVIAFSPFVAGFIARISRGRTIREFVLGVTIIPSLIVMVWVAVIGSAAIYYDDQTDRGVSAAVAEDTSSGLFVMLDSLPVVGTILLVASTILVATYYVTSLDSGIYALSEFVSAPGKSGPVFRVVLVLSVATVTTVLLTMGGTAVVDTVQTGTIIGAFPFSFVIILMIINLIRRLLKRDKAIKQLEKDINNPDPNLVFVPDPSGEGAIRKTEPDQGSHN; the protein is encoded by the coding sequence ATGGGACGGCATATCCCTCCGATTGATCGCCTGCTGATCCGGGTAATCCCGCCGGTACTGATTGTCGCCGTGATGATTTGGGTGCTCTCGAATCCCGAAGCCGCCTCGGCTGCCATTTCTGAAATGCGCACCTTCGTCACCGGGAAATTCACTTGGCTCTTCATCTTGTACTCGGTCTTCACCGTCGTGGTGTGCATCTGGCTCTCGATGAGCCGGGTGGGCAAGATCCGCTTGGGCGGTCCGAATGCCAAACCTCAGCACAGCAAGTTCGCCTGGTACTCCATGCTCTTCGCTTGCGGCCAGGGCATCGGGTTGATCTTCTGGTCCGTGGCCGAACCGATCATGCTGCGCGATGAAAACCCGGTCATTCCGGCAATGCCGGGCGGCGGCGGAGAAGAAGGTGCCATCGTCTGGACCTACTTCCACTGGGGCCTGACCGCCTGGGCCATGTACTGCGCCGTAGCCGTCTGCCTGGCCTACTCGCACCACAATCTGGGCAAGACCTTGACCTTCCGCGAAGCCACCGTGGACATCCTGCCCCGCTGGTCCCGCCGCGGCGCCGGCGTGATTGTTGAACTGCTGGCCATCATCGCTACCGTGCTCGGCCTGGCCACCTCCTTCGGCTTCGCCGCCATGCAGTTCTCTTCGGGTCTGACTTCCTTTACTGGCCTGACTGCCAGCCCGATGATGTGGCTGATGGTTATCTTGATCTTCGCCGGCATCACCTCGATCTCCGCGATTGTCGGCATCAACAAGGGCATGGCCCGCATCAGCGGGCTGAACTCGATCTTGAGTATCGCACTGGTTGCCGCGGTGCTGATCTTCGGACCGTCGCTGTACATCATCTCGAACATGTCCCAGACTTTCGGCAGCTTCTTCACGAACTTCGCGAATATGAGCCTGTGGACCGATTCCGGCCTGGCGGCCACGACTTTGGACAGCTGGCAGGATTCTTGGAATGGCTGGTGGACGGTCTTCATCTGGTGCTGGGTTATCGCCTTCTCGCCATTCGTGGCCGGCTTCATCGCACGCATCTCCCGAGGCCGCACCATTCGCGAATTCGTGCTGGGCGTGACCATCATCCCTTCGCTGATCGTGATGGTCTGGGTTGCCGTCATCGGCTCCGCCGCCATCTACTACGATGACCAGACCGATCGCGGCGTCAGCGCCGCGGTGGCCGAAGACACCTCTTCGGGCTTGTTCGTGATGCTTGATTCGCTGCCGGTGGTTGGCACGATCCTGTTGGTGGCCTCCACCATCCTGGTGGCCACCTACTACGTCACCTCGCTGGATTCGGGCATCTATGCACTGAGCGAGTTCGTCTCGGCGCCAGGCAAGTCCGGCCCGGTCTTCCGCGTGGTCCTGGTGCTCTCGGTGGCCACCGTGACCACTGTGCTGCTGACCATGGGCGGAACCGCGGTGGTGGATACCGTGCAAACCGGTACCATCATCGGGGCCTTCCCGTTCTCGTTCGTGATCATCTTGATGATCATCAACCTCATCCGCCGGCTGCTCAAGCGCGATAAGGCCATCAAGCAGCTGGAGAAGGACATCAATAATCCGGACCCGAACCTCGTCTTCGTTCCGGATCCCAGTGGAGAAGGCGCCATCCGCAAGACGGAGCCGGACCAGGGAAGCCACAACTAG
- a CDS encoding creatininase — MHSVFIDELDAQTYAEHVARTGSTIIIPAGATEQHGPHMPLGVDAMLSRSIAEAVAQLTGALVAPALCYGYKSQPRSGGGNHRVGTTSLGGTSLSLMVEDVVASFISQGFDNVVLLNGHFENYQFLYEGVDNAVAKTRTAGSTARAILLSYWDFVDENTLAKVFPDGFLGWDIEHGGILETSLMLLLHPQLVDMDRVIDHPPAKLTAYDIFPEDPARTPDSGCLSSAKGATAERGQLLFETVTDQVAQALKGELLLGDINIEVN, encoded by the coding sequence ATGCACTCAGTATTCATTGACGAACTCGATGCCCAGACCTACGCCGAGCACGTAGCGCGTACCGGATCCACCATCATCATTCCTGCGGGCGCAACCGAACAGCATGGACCGCACATGCCATTGGGCGTCGACGCCATGCTTTCCCGCTCCATCGCAGAAGCTGTCGCCCAGCTCACCGGCGCGCTGGTTGCTCCAGCTCTTTGCTACGGCTACAAGTCGCAGCCGCGCTCGGGCGGCGGCAACCACCGCGTAGGCACGACGAGCCTGGGAGGCACATCGCTGAGCCTGATGGTCGAAGATGTCGTCGCTTCATTCATCTCCCAGGGATTCGACAACGTGGTGCTGCTCAACGGGCACTTCGAGAATTACCAGTTCCTCTACGAGGGTGTAGATAACGCCGTGGCCAAAACGCGCACCGCCGGTTCCACCGCCCGCGCCATCCTGCTTTCATACTGGGACTTCGTCGACGAGAACACCCTGGCCAAGGTCTTCCCCGACGGATTCCTCGGCTGGGATATCGAGCACGGCGGCATCCTGGAAACCTCGCTCATGCTCCTGCTGCACCCGCAGCTGGTGGACATGGACCGGGTCATCGACCACCCGCCAGCCAAGCTCACCGCCTACGACATCTTCCCCGAAGACCCCGCGCGCACCCCGGACAGCGGCTGCTTGTCATCCGCCAAGGGAGCAACCGCCGAACGCGGCCAACTACTGTTCGAAACCGTCACAGACCAAGTTGCCCAAGCGCTCAAAGGCGAGCTGCTTCTTGGCGATATAAATATAGAGGTGAATTAA
- a CDS encoding SWIM zinc finger family protein has protein sequence MRNNLGRFYPEAKPLAVVNGLTARSTRGAIGSSWWSKRFISILDGFGMGSRLQRGRAYARKGQVISLDITPGLVAARVQGSTPRPYSVQISLGIFRDAQWEQVQQILNQDAWFVASLLDGQMPEDIERVFEAAGLSLFPASRRELSLSCSCPDSAVPCKHLAAAFYLLAERFDEDPFSILAWRGRDRESLLGSLHPIGQDTKTADGGTAEQEAGTPLEEALEGFYQSGPMPAGRSEALGTALLIDQLPSSGVTVRSMALEDVLRPIYRALRENR, from the coding sequence ATGCGTAATAACCTTGGCCGGTTCTATCCCGAAGCGAAGCCACTGGCCGTGGTTAACGGGCTCACGGCTCGCAGCACGCGCGGCGCGATCGGCTCCTCATGGTGGTCCAAGCGCTTCATCTCGATCCTCGATGGGTTCGGCATGGGCTCACGGCTGCAACGTGGCCGGGCTTACGCACGCAAGGGTCAGGTGATCTCCCTGGATATCACCCCGGGCCTGGTTGCGGCCCGTGTGCAAGGTTCCACCCCACGTCCGTACTCCGTGCAGATCAGCCTGGGAATCTTCCGCGACGCGCAGTGGGAGCAGGTGCAACAGATACTGAACCAGGATGCCTGGTTCGTGGCCAGCTTGCTGGACGGGCAGATGCCCGAAGACATTGAGCGGGTCTTTGAAGCAGCGGGGCTCTCACTATTCCCTGCCAGCCGGCGCGAGCTGTCGCTGAGCTGCTCCTGCCCTGATTCTGCGGTGCCCTGCAAGCATCTGGCCGCTGCCTTCTATCTGCTGGCCGAACGGTTCGATGAGGATCCGTTCAGTATCCTGGCCTGGCGTGGCCGTGACCGGGAATCCCTGCTCGGTTCGCTGCACCCCATCGGGCAGGACACCAAAACGGCCGATGGAGGGACCGCCGAGCAGGAGGCCGGTACCCCGCTGGAGGAAGCGTTGGAAGGCTTCTACCAGTCTGGTCCAATGCCGGCAGGACGGAGCGAAGCTTTGGGCACTGCCCTGCTGATTGACCAGCTGCCATCCAGCGGGGTCACTGTGCGCTCTATGGCGCTGGAAGATGTATTGCGTCCGATCTACCGGGCACTGCGGGAGAACCGGTAA
- a CDS encoding MFS transporter produces MSNSNQSPANLAAPRAASSTAPRVVDAKTRRKVIAASFVGNFVEWFDYAAYGYLAVTIAAVFFPREDPQAALLMTFGVFALSFLVRPVGGFIWGHLGDKIGRREALSWSILLMTGATFCIALLPGYASIGFGAPILLLALRLVQGFSAAGEYAGASAFLVEYAPPHRRGLYAAVVPASTATGLLVGSLMAAGLTGLLSTEALESWGWRIPFLLAAPLGLIGRYIRTKLEDSPAFLEASAAAAPEGSPVGSLFKNHWRQLIQAAGAVLLNAVGFYVILSYMPTYLSEELGLDATRSFLATTVALLTYVGFIFITGMLSDRFGRKRVLITASVLFVLLTVPAFMALDSGSFLVIVLVQILVGAMLTLNDGTLPSYLAEMFPTKVRYSGFAVSFNVSNALFGGTAPFVATLLIASSGNVLAPGWYLMGAAVISLVAVACSVETSRKPLG; encoded by the coding sequence ATGAGCAATTCCAACCAGTCCCCCGCGAACCTCGCTGCGCCACGCGCCGCAAGCTCAACCGCGCCGCGCGTCGTAGATGCGAAGACCAGGCGCAAGGTCATTGCGGCCAGCTTCGTCGGCAACTTCGTGGAGTGGTTCGACTACGCGGCCTACGGCTACCTGGCCGTGACCATCGCAGCGGTGTTCTTCCCCCGCGAAGATCCGCAGGCCGCCTTGCTGATGACCTTCGGCGTCTTTGCCCTTTCTTTCCTTGTCCGCCCGGTCGGCGGATTCATCTGGGGACACCTGGGCGACAAGATCGGCCGACGCGAAGCACTGTCCTGGTCGATTTTGCTGATGACCGGTGCCACCTTCTGCATCGCGCTGTTGCCCGGCTACGCGTCCATCGGCTTCGGCGCACCCATATTGCTGCTGGCGCTGCGTCTGGTCCAGGGCTTCTCCGCCGCCGGCGAATACGCTGGAGCTTCGGCTTTCCTCGTCGAGTACGCCCCACCTCACCGCCGCGGCCTGTACGCTGCGGTGGTCCCCGCCAGCACCGCCACAGGTCTGCTGGTCGGCTCGTTGATGGCTGCTGGACTGACCGGCTTGCTCTCCACAGAAGCCTTGGAAAGCTGGGGCTGGCGCATTCCGTTCTTGCTGGCCGCCCCATTGGGATTGATTGGACGCTACATCCGTACCAAGCTCGAAGACTCGCCTGCCTTCCTGGAAGCATCCGCGGCAGCCGCGCCAGAAGGATCTCCGGTCGGTTCATTGTTCAAGAACCATTGGCGCCAGCTCATCCAGGCAGCCGGCGCGGTGCTTCTGAACGCAGTTGGCTTCTACGTCATCCTGTCCTACATGCCGACCTACCTGTCAGAGGAACTCGGCCTGGACGCGACGCGGTCCTTCCTGGCAACGACCGTTGCGCTGCTGACTTACGTCGGATTCATCTTCATCACCGGCATGCTCTCGGATCGCTTCGGACGCAAGCGCGTGCTGATCACTGCCTCGGTGCTGTTCGTACTGCTCACGGTCCCGGCCTTCATGGCCTTGGACTCCGGCAGCTTCCTGGTCATCGTGCTGGTGCAGATCCTGGTCGGGGCCATGCTGACGCTCAATGACGGCACGCTGCCCAGCTACCTGGCTGAAATGTTCCCCACCAAGGTCCGCTACTCCGGTTTCGCGGTGTCGTTCAACGTGTCCAATGCACTATTCGGTGGCACTGCACCGTTCGTCGCCACACTGCTCATCGCGTCCAGCGGCAACGTACTCGCACCGGGCTGGTATTTGATGGGCGCAGCGGTGATTTCGCTGGTTGCTGTGGCCTGCTCGGTGGAAACCAGCCGCAAACCCCTGGGCTGA
- a CDS encoding M24 family metallopeptidase: MTTANIATNVSELARLKTLHNGSKQQLTFSDAEFERRLAGLRQIMAAKSLDAVILTSYHGIKYYSDFLYTTFGRNYALVVTQTNSTTVTANIDAGMPWRTSYGENIVYTDWKRDNFFYGLQEALKRDGVKASRIGVEDDFLPGLTREKIAAAFDGAALVDVSQDAMRQRMIKSAEEIEVIKHGARIGDLGGEAIKAAIREGISEYEVALIGTEAMVHEIAKTFPHREVRDTWVWFQSGINTDGAHNWATTRKLQRGDILSLNCFPMTSGYYTALERTLFLGEPDARSLELWNVNVEVHKRGLELIKPGAVCKDIAAELNEIFISHNLLPNRTFGYGHSFGVLSHYYGREAGLELREDIDTVLEPGMVVSMEPMITVADGEPGAGGYREHDILVIGEDGGVENITKFGFGPENNIIDA, translated from the coding sequence ATGACTACCGCCAACATCGCCACGAACGTTTCCGAACTGGCCCGCCTGAAGACCCTGCACAACGGATCCAAGCAGCAGCTGACCTTCTCGGATGCGGAGTTCGAGCGCCGCCTGGCCGGCCTGCGCCAGATCATGGCAGCCAAGTCCCTGGACGCAGTCATCCTGACCAGCTACCACGGCATCAAGTACTACTCGGACTTCCTGTACACCACCTTCGGCCGCAACTACGCGCTGGTGGTCACCCAGACCAACTCCACCACCGTCACCGCGAACATCGACGCCGGCATGCCATGGCGCACCAGCTACGGCGAGAACATCGTGTACACCGACTGGAAGCGCGACAACTTCTTCTACGGCCTGCAGGAAGCACTCAAGCGCGATGGAGTGAAGGCCTCGCGCATCGGCGTGGAAGACGACTTCCTGCCGGGCCTGACCCGCGAGAAGATCGCCGCCGCCTTCGACGGTGCCGCACTGGTAGATGTCTCCCAGGATGCCATGCGCCAGCGCATGATCAAGTCCGCCGAGGAAATCGAGGTCATCAAGCACGGTGCACGCATCGGCGACCTGGGCGGCGAAGCCATCAAGGCAGCGATCCGCGAAGGCATCAGCGAATACGAAGTAGCGTTGATCGGCACCGAAGCCATGGTGCACGAAATCGCCAAGACCTTCCCGCACCGCGAAGTGCGCGACACCTGGGTCTGGTTCCAGTCCGGGATCAACACCGACGGCGCCCACAACTGGGCCACCACCCGCAAGCTCCAGCGCGGGGACATCCTCTCGCTGAACTGCTTCCCGATGACCTCGGGCTACTACACCGCGCTGGAGCGCACCTTGTTCCTCGGTGAGCCAGATGCACGCAGCTTGGAACTGTGGAACGTCAACGTCGAGGTCCACAAGCGGGGTCTGGAACTGATCAAGCCGGGCGCAGTCTGCAAGGACATCGCCGCGGAGCTGAACGAAATCTTCATCTCGCACAACTTGCTGCCGAACCGCACCTTCGGCTACGGCCACTCCTTCGGCGTCCTCTCGCACTACTACGGCCGCGAAGCAGGCCTGGAACTGCGCGAAGACATCGACACCGTCTTGGAGCCGGGCATGGTCGTTTCGATGGAGCCAATGATCACCGTCGCCGATGGCGAGCCAGGTGCCGGCGGCTACCGCGAGCACGACATCCTCGTGATCGGCGAGGATGGCGGAGTCGAGAACATCACCAAGTTCGGCTTCGGCCCGGAGAACAACATCATCGACGCGTAA
- a CDS encoding IclR family transcriptional regulator, with protein sequence MTETRSETRGTSVIVNVLDVLRCFTVQNPVVGVTDIAEQVGLHKSSVSRILATLEQEHVVERDEETRKYRLGVGLIAIAGPLLANLDVRQVAYPILGDLREATGETAVLNIWDGSESVSVEQLPSTHLVKHTSVMGSRYRSGLSATVQVFLANEDPQRCAQLLANSEIDLQGMATEEYLARLEFVRERGYAVNYGETSKEEVGVAAGILDHRGELVACAMTAAPFYRIGADELEQICSSTRTAARRISTRLGYQQEA encoded by the coding sequence ATGACGGAAACACGCAGTGAAACCAGAGGCACCTCGGTCATCGTCAACGTACTCGATGTGCTTCGATGCTTCACCGTACAGAATCCGGTCGTCGGGGTTACCGACATCGCCGAGCAAGTTGGCCTGCACAAGTCCAGCGTCTCGCGCATTCTGGCCACCTTGGAGCAGGAACACGTGGTGGAACGGGATGAAGAAACCCGCAAGTACCGCTTGGGTGTGGGCCTGATTGCCATCGCCGGCCCGCTCTTGGCCAACTTGGACGTACGCCAGGTGGCCTACCCGATTCTAGGAGACCTGCGTGAAGCTACCGGCGAGACCGCTGTGCTGAACATCTGGGATGGCAGCGAATCGGTATCCGTGGAGCAGCTGCCTTCAACTCACCTGGTCAAGCACACTTCGGTCATGGGCTCCCGCTACCGTTCGGGGCTCAGCGCCACCGTCCAGGTGTTCCTTGCCAATGAAGACCCGCAACGCTGCGCGCAGCTGCTGGCCAACAGCGAGATCGACCTGCAGGGCATGGCAACCGAAGAGTACCTAGCGAGGCTGGAATTCGTCCGCGAACGCGGATACGCAGTGAACTACGGCGAGACTTCAAAAGAAGAAGTCGGAGTGGCTGCCGGAATTCTCGATCACCGCGGAGAACTTGTTGCCTGCGCGATGACCGCAGCCCCGTTCTACCGCATCGGCGCCGATGAGCTGGAGCAGATATGCTCCAGCACCCGCACCGCAGCCCGGCGCATCAGCACCCGGTTGGGCTACCAGCAGGAAGCCTAG
- a CDS encoding cupin domain-containing protein, translating to MEPFEARDQFAFDYRMHEGSAMRVSHHFAGHTGMPVAIQTWVIAPGGFEGFHRHDGEGALQEFYQVLEGQARMRLGARTYDLGPGDSVIADAGVDHDLRNTGGTDLRVLTIWGPPGAADFSAFGSHQLAQQVRGAHSK from the coding sequence ATGGAACCCTTTGAAGCACGCGACCAATTCGCTTTCGATTACCGGATGCATGAAGGCTCGGCTATGCGGGTCAGCCACCACTTCGCCGGGCACACCGGAATGCCGGTAGCGATCCAGACTTGGGTGATAGCCCCGGGAGGCTTCGAAGGCTTCCACCGCCACGATGGCGAAGGCGCACTGCAGGAGTTCTACCAGGTGCTCGAAGGGCAAGCGCGGATGCGCCTGGGCGCGCGCACCTACGACCTTGGCCCCGGCGACAGCGTGATCGCTGATGCCGGGGTGGATCACGACCTGCGCAATACCGGAGGCACCGACCTGCGCGTACTCACCATCTGGGGTCCTCCGGGCGCAGCCGATTTCTCCGCTTTCGGCTCCCATCAGCTGGCGCAGCAGGTGCGCGGGGCGCATTCGAAATAA
- a CDS encoding NADPH-dependent FMN reductase: protein MTYNIGYFVGSLSSKSINRTVAKALIGLAPHNLSFKEIPIKDLPLYSPDFDEDYPAEGTALKQAIESSDGLLFIAPEYNRSIPGALKNAIDWGSRPWGTNSFARKPTGLLGASPGAIGTAVMQSNMRSVLSFLDAPQLNSPEVYLQYREEDFGPEGEILNPDTKKFLGHYMEEYTAFVERVLDASAAGHIGDAGV, encoded by the coding sequence ATGACTTACAACATCGGTTATTTTGTCGGTTCGCTGTCCTCCAAATCCATTAACCGCACCGTGGCCAAGGCCCTGATCGGCTTGGCACCGCATAACCTGTCATTCAAGGAAATCCCAATCAAGGACCTCCCACTCTACAGCCCGGATTTTGATGAGGATTACCCTGCCGAAGGCACGGCACTGAAACAAGCCATCGAATCCTCGGACGGTTTGCTGTTCATTGCCCCGGAGTACAACCGCTCCATTCCCGGCGCGTTGAAGAATGCCATCGATTGGGGATCGCGGCCCTGGGGCACCAATTCTTTCGCTCGCAAGCCCACCGGACTGCTCGGCGCTTCTCCGGGCGCCATCGGCACCGCCGTAATGCAATCGAATATGCGCAGCGTGCTCAGCTTCCTGGATGCTCCGCAATTGAACTCCCCCGAGGTCTACCTGCAGTACCGGGAAGAAGATTTCGGGCCGGAGGGAGAAATCCTGAATCCGGACACCAAGAAGTTCCTAGGCCACTACATGGAGGAATACACGGCATTCGTGGAACGCGTGCTCGATGCTTCGGCTGCCGGGCATATTGGCGACGCCGGAGTGTAA
- a CDS encoding DEAD/DEAH box helicase: MLVLHAFWTMADGPGLWAEDTSKSVNSTSQAVKSARPHPFAAEPVQLEALAVRGEAGVLELLLPSLKRAPLDSPQLIRVEARRASKSAPSLTAWQVPVRWLAPVDVAEMAEDDPGPDNTLARLMFPERWASGERLDTDVRLSDSAKYLRELALFAQELVLRARVLPRVSWVAGQHPDVPQIPEARWTAVLRGPDSRAAAELISAMPASFRAAPGSNHASRLFSSALDYLVDATLRRNLPTDFEALPSRRGRTPATVPAAESWMQALVSGNPLVTAPATEVQALQRALAEWDEYAQPDRNAAHLVLRLDEVAEGHEPGTGPDVENKVSDVAAGFRLDFMLRSAVDPSLLVDAATVWRDEAGLSRWLGRPREVLLAALGKAARIYPAIRDGLRSARPTGLQLNDTQVVDFLAEFAPELSAAGFEVLLPHWLNRQAQLKLKLAGKSGEAQSSDAATADPRFGLQQLCDFEWKLAIGELELTEAELKALAEAKSPLVRLRGQWVALDANQLREGLDFLNRRRGETGTAGELLQLAAGHAESLPLQLETVTADGWIGSLLDGSAASQIQQVDTPQHFGATLRDYQRRGLSWLNFLAGLGLGACLADDMGLGKTVQLLAFESLRRSAYGETGPTLLVCPMSLIGNWQAEAAKFAPQLRLHVHHGSARHRYDLMEVLAGHDLIITTYTTLARDQQLLAGHNWNRIVFDEAQAVKNRHAGAARALKSLPARHRVALTGTPVENRLSELYSLMDILNPGLLGAPKEFRTRYAIPIERHQDAQAAAKLRRITEPYLLRRVKTDPAVISDLPQKIEIDQYYSLSQEQATLYQSVVGEMMDKIANSEGIERRGLVLAAMAKLKQVCNHPAQLLHDGSTVAGRSGKVARLEELLEQIVAEGDKVLCFTQYTEFAQMLLPHLASRLDAEVFYLHGGTSRAKRTELVQRFQATDRPAIFLLSLKAGGTGLNLTAANHVLHLDRWWNPAVENQATDRAFRIGQKRNVQVRKFICRGTLEERIDEMIKDKQALADLVVGDGEGWVTELSTDTLRELFALSTEAIDA, translated from the coding sequence TTGCTGGTTCTGCACGCGTTCTGGACAATGGCCGACGGGCCTGGGCTGTGGGCCGAAGATACCTCCAAGTCGGTGAACAGCACCAGCCAAGCAGTGAAAAGTGCGCGCCCCCACCCCTTCGCTGCCGAGCCCGTGCAACTTGAAGCGCTGGCCGTGCGTGGCGAAGCCGGTGTTCTTGAATTGCTCCTTCCATCGCTGAAGCGCGCGCCACTGGATTCACCGCAGCTGATCCGTGTCGAAGCGCGCCGCGCCTCGAAAAGCGCACCGTCCCTGACGGCATGGCAAGTTCCGGTCCGCTGGCTAGCACCGGTGGACGTGGCCGAGATGGCCGAGGACGATCCCGGGCCGGACAATACGCTGGCTCGGCTGATGTTTCCGGAACGTTGGGCCAGTGGAGAGAGGCTCGATACTGATGTGCGACTGTCGGACTCGGCCAAATATTTGCGCGAGTTGGCACTCTTCGCCCAGGAACTGGTGCTGCGGGCCCGAGTGCTGCCGCGCGTGTCCTGGGTTGCGGGGCAGCACCCGGATGTCCCGCAGATTCCAGAGGCCCGCTGGACTGCGGTCTTGCGTGGACCAGATTCCCGGGCCGCCGCAGAACTCATCTCCGCCATGCCAGCCTCCTTCCGCGCAGCTCCTGGATCCAACCATGCCTCAAGGCTTTTTTCCAGCGCGCTGGACTACCTGGTCGATGCCACCCTCCGACGCAACCTGCCGACGGACTTTGAAGCGCTTCCGTCTCGTCGTGGCCGCACCCCGGCAACAGTCCCCGCCGCGGAATCCTGGATGCAGGCGCTGGTTTCTGGCAATCCGTTGGTCACCGCTCCCGCGACCGAAGTGCAGGCGTTGCAGCGCGCCCTGGCCGAGTGGGACGAATACGCACAGCCTGATCGTAATGCGGCACATTTGGTGTTGCGCTTGGACGAGGTTGCAGAAGGCCACGAACCGGGTACCGGCCCCGACGTGGAGAACAAAGTGTCAGACGTTGCGGCTGGATTCCGTCTGGACTTCATGCTCCGTTCAGCTGTCGACCCGAGCTTGCTGGTGGACGCTGCAACGGTGTGGCGTGACGAGGCCGGGTTGTCCCGCTGGTTGGGTCGCCCGCGCGAGGTGCTGCTGGCAGCGCTGGGCAAAGCCGCGCGGATCTACCCGGCGATCCGCGACGGATTGCGCTCCGCGCGCCCGACTGGCCTGCAGCTGAATGATACGCAGGTGGTGGACTTCCTTGCTGAGTTTGCCCCGGAACTGAGCGCCGCAGGCTTCGAAGTACTGCTGCCGCATTGGCTCAATCGTCAGGCCCAGCTCAAGCTCAAGCTCGCCGGCAAGAGCGGGGAAGCCCAGAGCAGCGACGCAGCGACCGCGGACCCGCGCTTCGGGCTGCAACAGCTGTGCGATTTTGAGTGGAAACTGGCTATCGGCGAGCTGGAACTCACCGAGGCTGAACTCAAGGCCTTGGCTGAGGCGAAGTCCCCGCTGGTGCGCCTGCGCGGTCAATGGGTTGCGCTGGATGCCAACCAGTTGCGCGAGGGCCTGGACTTCCTGAACCGGCGACGTGGCGAAACCGGCACCGCCGGAGAACTGCTGCAACTGGCGGCCGGGCACGCAGAGTCCTTGCCGCTGCAGCTGGAGACGGTCACCGCCGACGGTTGGATCGGCTCGCTGCTCGATGGCAGTGCCGCCTCGCAGATCCAGCAGGTGGATACGCCGCAGCACTTTGGTGCTACCCTGCGCGACTACCAGCGCCGCGGGCTGTCGTGGTTGAACTTCCTGGCCGGCCTGGGGCTGGGCGCCTGCCTGGCCGATGACATGGGTCTGGGCAAGACGGTGCAGCTGCTGGCCTTTGAATCATTGCGTCGCTCCGCATACGGGGAAACCGGACCCACGCTATTGGTTTGCCCGATGTCGCTAATTGGCAACTGGCAGGCCGAAGCGGCCAAGTTCGCACCGCAGCTTCGCTTGCACGTGCACCACGGGTCGGCGCGCCACCGGTATGACTTGATGGAGGTCCTCGCCGGGCACGACCTGATCATCACCACGTACACCACGCTGGCCCGCGATCAGCAGCTCTTGGCCGGGCACAACTGGAATCGCATCGTCTTCGACGAGGCGCAAGCGGTGAAGAATCGGCATGCCGGCGCCGCGAGGGCGCTGAAGTCCTTGCCGGCCCGCCATCGTGTGGCGTTGACCGGCACCCCGGTGGAGAACCGACTGAGCGAGCTGTATTCGCTGATGGACATCCTGAATCCCGGATTGCTCGGTGCGCCCAAGGAATTCCGCACCCGCTATGCCATCCCGATCGAACGCCACCAGGATGCGCAGGCCGCCGCGAAGCTGCGCCGCATCACCGAGCCCTATCTGCTGCGCCGGGTCAAGACCGACCCGGCGGTGATCTCCGACTTGCCGCAGAAGATCGAAATCGACCAGTACTATTCGCTCAGCCAGGAGCAGGCCACGCTATACCAGTCGGTCGTCGGCGAAATGATGGACAAGATCGCCAACTCCGAAGGGATCGAACGCCGCGGCCTGGTGCTCGCGGCCATGGCCAAGCTCAAGCAGGTGTGCAACCATCCCGCCCAGTTGCTGCATGATGGGTCGACGGTCGCAGGGCGCAGTGGCAAGGTGGCGCGGCTCGAAGAGCTGCTCGAACAGATCGTGGCAGAGGGGGACAAAGTGCTGTGCTTCACCCAGTACACCGAGTTCGCGCAAATGCTACTGCCGCACCTGGCATCCCGTTTGGACGCCGAAGTGTTCTACCTGCACGGCGGCACCAGTCGCGCCAAGCGCACCGAACTGGTCCAGCGCTTCCAGGCCACCGATCGACCGGCGATCTTCCTGCTCTCGCTGAAGGCCGGCGGCACCGGGCTGAACCTGACGGCTGCCAACCATGTGCTGCACCTGGATCGCTGGTGGAACCCGGCGGTGGAAAACCAGGCCACCGACAGGGCCTTCCGCATCGGGCAGAAGCGCAATGTGCAGGTGCGCAAGTTCATCTGCCGAGGCACACTAGAAGAACGCATCGATGAGATGATCAAGGATAAGCAGGCGCTGGCCGATCTGGTGGTCGGCGACGGGGAAGGCTGGGTGACCGAGCTGTCCACCGATACACTGCGGGAATTGTTCGCGCTATCCACGGAGGCTATCGATGCGTAA